In a genomic window of Balaenoptera ricei isolate mBalRic1 chromosome 3, mBalRic1.hap2, whole genome shotgun sequence:
- the GNG14 gene encoding LOW QUALITY PROTEIN: putative guanine nucleotide-binding protein G(I)/G(S)/G(O) subunit gamma-14 (The sequence of the model RefSeq protein was modified relative to this genomic sequence to represent the inferred CDS: inserted 1 base in 1 codon; substituted 2 bases at 2 genomic stop codons) — MPGKVTIGSDIGQAHXAVEQLQMEVGIDRVKVRPGQGGCIXARGQVDSPAQVWLTGLACRYPRXATDLLQFTEQAKSDPFLVGIPAATNPFKEKKPCTIL, encoded by the exons ATGCCCGGCAAGGTGACCATTGGCAGCGACATCGGGCAGGCCCACTGAGCCGTGGAGCAGCTGCAGATGGAGGTGGGCATCGACCGTGTGAAGGTGAGGCCAGGGCAAGGCGGGTGCATCTGAGCAAGGGGGCAGGTGGACAGCCCAGCCCAGGTCTGGCTAACCGGGCTGGCCTGCAGGTATCCAA CGGCCACTGACCTGCTGCAGTTCACGGAGCAGGCCAAGAGTGACCCCTTCCTTGTGGGCATCCCAGCTGCCACCAACCCCTTCAAGGAGAAGAAGCCCTGCACCATCCTATGA
- the FBXW9 gene encoding F-box/WD repeat-containing protein 9 isoform X1: MELPPGPRDDPCAWDDDSEPEPEPDPDAQAEAYVARVLSPPKLGLAPSRAPPLPAPAVSLGALEPRAASKGPAVAVPGLLSLPPELLLEICAYLDARLVLHVLPRVCHALRDLVRDHVTWRLRAQRRVRAPYPVVEEEDFDWPTACIELEQHLSRWAEDGRRAEYFCLADGHFASIDSVLLLQGGTLCLSGSRDRNVNLWDLQQLGVEPSRVLVKALGTQKNSTHKGWVWSLAALDHRVCSGSWDSTVKLWDMAADGQQFGEIKAKAAVLCLSYRPDILVTGTYDKKVTVYDPRVGPALLKSRRLHSSAVLALLADDRHIISGSEDHTLVVFDRRANSVLQRLQLDSYLLCMSYQEPQLWAGDNQGLLHVFANRDGCFQLVRSFDVGHRSQITGIKHSLGALYTTSTDKTIRVHVPTDPPRTICTRSHHNVLNGVRPCPMHPAWLLRGPVTPHVPTLADLR; the protein is encoded by the exons ATGGAGCTGCCTCCAGGGCCGCGCGATGATCCCTGCGCCTGGGACGATGACtcggagccggagccggagcctGACCCCGACGCACAGGCTGAGGCTTACGTGGCCCGCGTGCTCAGTCCTCCGAAACTCGGGCTGGCGCCCTCGCGCGCCCCTCCGCTGCCCGCGCCCGCTGTGTCCCTTGGCGCTCTGGAACCGCGGGCCGCGTCCAAGGGCCCGGCGGTGGCGGTTCCGGGCCTGCTGAGCCTTCCTCCGGAGCTGCTGCTCGAGATATGCGCCTACCTGGACGCGCGCCTCGTGCTCCACGTCCTGCCGCGCGTGTGCCACGCGCTGCGCGACCTCGTGCGTGACCATGTCACCTGGAGGCTACGCGCGCAGCGCCGCGTACGCGCGCCCTACCCAGTGGTGGAAG AGGAGGACTTTGACTGGCCAACAGCCTGCATTGAGCTGGAGCAGCACCTGTCGCGCTGGGCAGAGGATGGGCGCAGGGCTGAGTACTTCTGCCTGGCTGATGGGCACTTTGCTTCCATTGACTCAGTGCTGCTGCTCCAG GGTGGGACACTCTGCCTGTCAGGCTCCCGAGATCGCAATGTCAACCTGTGGGACCTGCAACAGCTGGGGGTGGAGCCCAGCCGGGTTCTGGTCAAGGCCCTGGGCACCCAGAAGAACAGCACTCACAAG GGCTGGGTGTGGTCACTGGCGGCGCTGGACCACCGAGTGTGCTCTGGTTCCTGGGACAGCACGGTGAAGCTCTGGGACATGGCGGCTGATGGGCAGCAGTTTGGCGAGATAAA GGCCAAGGCAGCTGTGCTGTGCCTGTCCTACCGGCCTGATATCCTGGTGACTGGCACCTATGACAAGAAGGTGACCGTCTACGACCCCAGAG TTGGCCCGGCCCTGCTGAAGAGCCGGCGGCTGCACTCAAGCGCGGTGCTGGCGCTGCTGGCGGACGACCGGCACATCATCTCAGGCAGCGAGGACCACACGCTGGTGGTGTTTGACCGCAGAGCCAACAGCGTCCTGCAGCGGCTGCAG CTGGACTCCTACCTGCTCTGCATGTCCTACCAGGAGCCTCAGCTCTGGGCCGGCGATAACCAGGGCCTGCTGCATGTCTTCGCCAACCGGGATGGCTGCTTCCAGCTCGTCCGG TCCTTTGATGTGGGCCACAGGTCTCAGATCACAGGGATCAAGCACTCTCTGGGGGCCTTGTACACCACGTCCACCGACAAGACCATCCGG GTGCACGTGCCCACAGACCCACCAAGGACCATCTGCACTCGAAGCCACCACAACGTGCTGAATGGGGTAAGGCCCTGTCCCATGCACCCTGCCTGGCTGCTCAGAGGACCCGTGACTCCTCATGTCCCCACCCTTGCAGATCTGCGCTGA
- the FBXW9 gene encoding F-box/WD repeat-containing protein 9 isoform X2: MELPPGPRDDPCAWDDDSEPEPEPDPDAQAEAYVARVLSPPKLGLAPSRAPPLPAPAVSLGALEPRAASKGPAVAVPGLLSLPPELLLEICAYLDARLVLHVLPRVCHALRDLVRDHVTWRLRAQRRVRAPYPVVEEEDFDWPTACIELEQHLSRWAEDGRRAEYFCLADGHFASIDSVLLLQGGTLCLSGSRDRNVNLWDLQQLGVEPSRVLVKALGTQKNSTHKGWVWSLAALDHRVCSGSWDSTVKLWDMAADGQQFGEIKAKAAVLCLSYRPDILVTGTYDKKVTVYDPRVGPALLKSRRLHSSAVLALLADDRHIISGSEDHTLVVFDRRANSVLQRLQLDSYLLCMSYQEPQLWAGDNQGLLHVFANRDGCFQLVRSFDVGHRSQITGIKHSLGALYTTSTDKTIRVHVPTDPPRTICTRSHHNVLNGICAEGNLVVAASGGLSLEVWRLQA; the protein is encoded by the exons ATGGAGCTGCCTCCAGGGCCGCGCGATGATCCCTGCGCCTGGGACGATGACtcggagccggagccggagcctGACCCCGACGCACAGGCTGAGGCTTACGTGGCCCGCGTGCTCAGTCCTCCGAAACTCGGGCTGGCGCCCTCGCGCGCCCCTCCGCTGCCCGCGCCCGCTGTGTCCCTTGGCGCTCTGGAACCGCGGGCCGCGTCCAAGGGCCCGGCGGTGGCGGTTCCGGGCCTGCTGAGCCTTCCTCCGGAGCTGCTGCTCGAGATATGCGCCTACCTGGACGCGCGCCTCGTGCTCCACGTCCTGCCGCGCGTGTGCCACGCGCTGCGCGACCTCGTGCGTGACCATGTCACCTGGAGGCTACGCGCGCAGCGCCGCGTACGCGCGCCCTACCCAGTGGTGGAAG AGGAGGACTTTGACTGGCCAACAGCCTGCATTGAGCTGGAGCAGCACCTGTCGCGCTGGGCAGAGGATGGGCGCAGGGCTGAGTACTTCTGCCTGGCTGATGGGCACTTTGCTTCCATTGACTCAGTGCTGCTGCTCCAG GGTGGGACACTCTGCCTGTCAGGCTCCCGAGATCGCAATGTCAACCTGTGGGACCTGCAACAGCTGGGGGTGGAGCCCAGCCGGGTTCTGGTCAAGGCCCTGGGCACCCAGAAGAACAGCACTCACAAG GGCTGGGTGTGGTCACTGGCGGCGCTGGACCACCGAGTGTGCTCTGGTTCCTGGGACAGCACGGTGAAGCTCTGGGACATGGCGGCTGATGGGCAGCAGTTTGGCGAGATAAA GGCCAAGGCAGCTGTGCTGTGCCTGTCCTACCGGCCTGATATCCTGGTGACTGGCACCTATGACAAGAAGGTGACCGTCTACGACCCCAGAG TTGGCCCGGCCCTGCTGAAGAGCCGGCGGCTGCACTCAAGCGCGGTGCTGGCGCTGCTGGCGGACGACCGGCACATCATCTCAGGCAGCGAGGACCACACGCTGGTGGTGTTTGACCGCAGAGCCAACAGCGTCCTGCAGCGGCTGCAG CTGGACTCCTACCTGCTCTGCATGTCCTACCAGGAGCCTCAGCTCTGGGCCGGCGATAACCAGGGCCTGCTGCATGTCTTCGCCAACCGGGATGGCTGCTTCCAGCTCGTCCGG TCCTTTGATGTGGGCCACAGGTCTCAGATCACAGGGATCAAGCACTCTCTGGGGGCCTTGTACACCACGTCCACCGACAAGACCATCCGG GTGCACGTGCCCACAGACCCACCAAGGACCATCTGCACTCGAAGCCACCACAACGTGCTGAATGGG ATCTGCGCTGAGGGCAACCTGGTGGTGGCCGCCTCTGGGGGCCTGTCGCTGGAGGTCTGGAGGCTGCAGGCCTGA